From Brassica oleracea var. oleracea cultivar TO1000 chromosome C3, BOL, whole genome shotgun sequence, a single genomic window includes:
- the LOC106330546 gene encoding uncharacterized protein LOC106330546, whose product MEFGGRWINKGKGKANESNVLCYCGLVVKISQVWTDKNPGRTFYGCEKFKSGGDCGFFQWFNEGEAFGWQKKALIEARNEICQKDKTIMGLKKTISMLQSELAKNAKVEEDIINAFLKL is encoded by the exons ATGGAATTTGGTGGAAGATGGATCAATAAGGGAAAGGGCAAGGCAAATGAAAGCAATGTGCTTTGTTACTGTGGGTTGGTGGTGAAGATATCTCAAGTTTGGACAGACAAAAATCCGGGTCGAACGTTCTATGGGTGTGAAAAATTCAAG AGTGGAGGTGATTGCGGGTTTTTTCAATGGTTCAATGAGGGAGAAGCTTTTGGATGGCAAAAGAAAGCTTTGATTGAAGCTAGAAACGAAATTTGCCAGAAGGACAAGACTATTATGGGATTGAAGAAGACCATTTCGATGCTTCAAAGTGAATTGGCCAAAAATGCCAAAGTGGAAGAAGACATCATTAACGCCTTTCTCAAGCTCTAA